One region of Polypterus senegalus isolate Bchr_013 chromosome 11, ASM1683550v1, whole genome shotgun sequence genomic DNA includes:
- the gemin7 gene encoding gem-associated protein 7 isoform X3 has translation MKPVCVLRMPRGPDGSSRGFDPTSERYLALCPTTISSSDSAVDSATFVEEQKARTVLRERYIRSLLAMVKKDVHFTMYERVKVNAVFGASDIDILNFQVSDLQTPLGVQKEALIRCPDIISYSFSIDAGLKD, from the coding sequence ATGAAGCCAGTGTGTGTATTACGGATGCCTCGTGGTCCAGATGGCAGCAGTCGTGGGTTTGATCCCACTTCAGAACGTTACCTGGCACTTTGTCCTACCACAATCTCATCCTCAGATTCTGCAGTGGACTCAGCAACGTTCGTTGAAGAGCAGAAGGCACGTACAGTTCTAAGAGAGCGGTACATACGCAGCCTTCTGGCCATGGTGAAAAAAGATGTTCACTTCACCATGTATGAAAGAGTCAAAGTAAATGCAGTGTTTGGTGCCTCTGACATAGATATCCTCAACTTTCAAGTGTCTGATTTACAGACACCACTAGGAGTTCAGAAGGAAGCTTTGATCAGGTGTCCTGATATCATTTCTTACTCATTCAGCATAGATGCTGGTCTGAAAGATTGA
- the gemin7 gene encoding gem-associated protein 7 isoform X2: MTSTLAQAMKPVCVLRMPRGPDGSSRGFDPTSERYLALCPTTISSSDSAVDSATFVEEQKARTVLRERYIRSLLAMVKKDVHFTMYERVKVNAVFGASDIDILNFQVSDLQTPLGVQKEALIRCPDIISYSFSIDAGLKD, translated from the exons atgacaagcacatta GCTCAAGCAATGAAGCCAGTGTGTGTATTACGGATGCCTCGTGGTCCAGATGGCAGCAGTCGTGGGTTTGATCCCACTTCAGAACGTTACCTGGCACTTTGTCCTACCACAATCTCATCCTCAGATTCTGCAGTGGACTCAGCAACGTTCGTTGAAGAGCAGAAGGCACGTACAGTTCTAAGAGAGCGGTACATACGCAGCCTTCTGGCCATGGTGAAAAAAGATGTTCACTTCACCATGTATGAAAGAGTCAAAGTAAATGCAGTGTTTGGTGCCTCTGACATAGATATCCTCAACTTTCAAGTGTCTGATTTACAGACACCACTAGGAGTTCAGAAGGAAGCTTTGATCAGGTGTCCTGATATCATTTCTTACTCATTCAGCATAGATGCTGGTCTGAAAGATTGA
- the gemin7 gene encoding gem-associated protein 7 isoform X1, translating into MWKSLRAQAMKPVCVLRMPRGPDGSSRGFDPTSERYLALCPTTISSSDSAVDSATFVEEQKARTVLRERYIRSLLAMVKKDVHFTMYERVKVNAVFGASDIDILNFQVSDLQTPLGVQKEALIRCPDIISYSFSIDAGLKD; encoded by the exons ATGTGGAAGAGCTTACGG GCTCAAGCAATGAAGCCAGTGTGTGTATTACGGATGCCTCGTGGTCCAGATGGCAGCAGTCGTGGGTTTGATCCCACTTCAGAACGTTACCTGGCACTTTGTCCTACCACAATCTCATCCTCAGATTCTGCAGTGGACTCAGCAACGTTCGTTGAAGAGCAGAAGGCACGTACAGTTCTAAGAGAGCGGTACATACGCAGCCTTCTGGCCATGGTGAAAAAAGATGTTCACTTCACCATGTATGAAAGAGTCAAAGTAAATGCAGTGTTTGGTGCCTCTGACATAGATATCCTCAACTTTCAAGTGTCTGATTTACAGACACCACTAGGAGTTCAGAAGGAAGCTTTGATCAGGTGTCCTGATATCATTTCTTACTCATTCAGCATAGATGCTGGTCTGAAAGATTGA